The Oncorhynchus gorbuscha isolate QuinsamMale2020 ecotype Even-year linkage group LG06, OgorEven_v1.0, whole genome shotgun sequence sequence gggaaacagtgtttgaaccatttacaataaagatctgtgaagttatttggatttttacgaattatctttgaaagacagggtcctgaaaaagggacgtttcattCTTTGCTGAGTTTAAATATAATTTTCTGAAAAACAGGCCCTGAATGACAAAATGCTGATTTCTCttaaattgtgtgcacaaatttgtttacatccctgttcaaGAACATTTCTCCTacgccaaaataatccatccacccgacaggtgtggcatatcaggaagctgataaaacagcataatcattacagaggtgcaccttgtgctggggacaataaaaggccactctaaaatgtgtagttttgtcacacacacacaatgccacagatgtctcaaattgagggagtgtgcaaatggcatgctgactgcaggaatgtccaccagagctgttgccagattattgaatgttcatttctctaccataagccaccttaaacatcattttagagaattggGCAGTATGTCAGACCATGTGTGTGACGTTGTGTcagcgagcggtttgctgatgtcaatgctgtgaacaaagtgccccatgttggcggtggggttatgatatgggcaggcataagctacagacaatgaacacaattgcattttatccttagcaatttgaatgcacagaaataccttGAGTTCCTGATGCCGATgtattttaaggtatctgtgaccaacagatgcatatctgtattcccagtcacatgaaatccatagattagggcctaatgaatttatttcaattgacagatattcctcatatgaactgtaactcagtagagtctttgaaattgttgcattttgtgtttatatattttttcagtataGTTACATTTTGTAACAAAAAAGGGCATTTTCATAGACAGACTTGAAGTGATTAttgcaacaaaacaaaaaagcaggttaaacTACATtgatacatttaacatttacatttaagtcatttagcagacgctcttatccagagcgacttacatgttAAAATAATTAGTGGGTCTTATGGTTGTGGGAGGCTTATATTTAGACTAGGTATAACTTCACAAGCCCTGAATTCATTAGATTATTGCTGACCGTtttgaaatgcagtgtatttgaCCTTTCATTATACAACACTTATTTTGAGAAAACATAACTGTATGATAGGCCTTATCgcccaacaaaatgtggaaaaagtcaagggttgtgaatacattctgaaggcagtGTCCAAACATAAAATAATGAAACAAGAGTGTGCATTGTTCAAGTGTAAGAGGTCCTTAATTGACACCAAAAAGCCTATACTAAAAGGCCTATTCTACACCCATTTGAAGAGGAAAAAAAGCCCCCCCACTACATAATTTGTGACCAAGTTTTCATCTGACTTGTCTCAAATAACTTTCCTGTCAAGCAATGTAGACACAATGATCAATGTAGCTAACGACACTCAGCCCAAGTGTCATTAATATTAACGAGCTAGCTACATAGGAAGATATTAATGGTGTTTGCATCGCAAGCTTGTGAAGGCTAACGATATTTAGATAATGCAAATTTGAAGTAGGCTACCAGCTAACGTtttctagctagccagctatcctCAATGACATTGAATGTGGACTAACCCTCAGCCCCCCGAGTTATAGCAAATCACAAGGCAAACTGACAAGATGGCTATAACCAACTTCATATTCAAGATGAAGTAGCTAGATAATTAGTTATGTATTACTAAACTCATAACTACAAATCAATTACCAACTTACTTGAACTGTTAATGTAATGATATAATTGGAATCCATTCATTTCAGTCCGTCTTTGTCTGCATCCCAAACACtaaaaagacaaaaaacagaTATACAAACAAGAGTACAAAAACCTAACAGACAGGGGAATTACATATCCAGATTCATTTTCAATTTGTTAAATACTTTTATGGTGCGTAttgcttttttgtttttacatttactgatcatttcaaaataatatttaaatATGTGAAAAGACACACCCTAcaccctcagccctcaaattcAGTACACTTCTGATGACGTTTCCATGACGTCTGACGCGTATACACTTGTAGCGAAAGGGAGGAATAATTTTTAAATCGACTGCCCTTGCCCCGAATTATAATTGCGTGTCTACTTATATTAActatataattattaatatacGCCGACTGTATGACAGCTAGCAAATTAATTAgttaactaacgttagcctgccGAACTCGAACTTCTGAAGAATgaatgttttatttctacaatttctaaAAGCTAAgcaaacaaaaacataattactTTTACGACACGTGTTTGTGCATTAGAGGCACAATTTCTAACCGttttacttacacttgtatgttgatTTATCCATACTGAGGTTGGGGTTCTAAGTGTCGGCATAATTTTCTTACCGGATGTAGAATTATTGCGAATTGAATTATGGGGCGTATCAGGCCCGAATTGGACATAATTATATACTCGCAAACTCGATCAAAAATGAAGGCTGAGGGGCTTACGTTGCAGACTTCCTTTGTTTGTCTAATCGTTTGGACAGACATCCAAGATGGTGACGGGGATAcccccaagggcataaggcgagGCTAAACTCAGTGGACAATGGACCTGATCGGACAGCTCAGAGTCTCTGCTCTTTTCTGTCCATAAAACGAGGGTGTCTTATGAGTTTGAAACGCAGCCAAGGTCACAGGATGACTAGACAATGTTAACTTCGGCTGTGAGTGCCTGGGTGGGGGAAATAAACATCTAAGACAGCTCATGGAAACATTCTATTGATATTTTTGGTATAATGGTGATAACGAAAGTGTCGTTTTGAGAAGAACATTTTAAAAATTCTCAAATGGGGACGTCAATTGGAATTGTCTTTCTGGGCCCGGCGTCAGTTAAACTGCAGTACCGCCAGTTTCCTATGGGTACATGGGATGGCGTACTTCCCAAACGGAACCCTGGCATCAAAACGCGATGACTTCAAATCCGCCTCGATTTCCGTTTCATTAACATACGGGAACAGGAACCACAACAGTAGCTGGCTGGTGGCCCAAAACATTGAGAACAATCTAACTttcaaaggttagtgaaatggGGGTTTATAATAATCTCACCTGCATGTGGTGTCCCTCAtctggcagtctgtctgtcatccTATATGAGCTAGCTAGCCGGTTAGCTTATGACGTCTAATAAAAGCTATCGTCTTTAGCTTGCAGTCGAGCTAAATCAATTTTACTTAGCTATTCGATAACAGCAGGTAGATGGAGATGAATTGACAGATAACTTAGATTAGTATCTGTATCCATGCTCGTGCATGATTCCCTTCGAGTCAATAGCCTCCGGTCCGGATTGAGTACTGTATATCACTGCTGTGCAGTGTCACAATGACGCTCTCTACCCCACCACATCCAGGGCTTGTGCCTGAGTCCGGCCTACGTGGATGGAAGTGGAGATTGCGTTCGAGATGGGTCCTGAGAGAATCTTACCGAACTCTGAGGAGGAGCTAGTCCAGGAGCGGCCGTCGGACGCTGGGGTGCCTGAGGTGggtggggagtggagtggagaggaggaggatgataatGGAGGTTACTATTACCAGCCACTAAACCAGGACCCTGATGGACTAAATGCTGCACCAGGGGACCATCCTGAGGATATGCCCCCAGTAGCAGAGCAACTGCAAGAAGTCCAGGAGAGAATAGAGGTATCGAACTCTATATTCTGAATATGATCAGTTTAGTTTTTCGATCAGTGTCATGTGTTTATCATCTCTATAAAGACAAGTCAGTGAAATGTTAGCTGTCATGTTGCTTGTTAAGACATTTATCAAACTTGATTGACTTCCCCACAGTTGATGGGCTTGCATCTTCCCCAGCCCCCTCCCCCAGATAGTGATGAAGACTCAGAAGGAGCACACAGCAGTGCAGCCTCCATCCCCATGGATGAAGGTGAGGACGCAGCCTTGCTTAGTTCATCCATAGTACCCCTACATACAGGGGTCAGGGGGATACTCATAATGCCTTAGGATTGACCATAGCTCTTAGAATCATGAAGTTTCAATCAAATGCTCTCTGAATGTAGTGCCTTGTACTGATGTCCATCCCTTCCTTCAGACCACGTGGAGCTGGTGAAGAGGACCATGGCAGCAGTGGCCCTGCCCTCTCTGGCCATCCCGGCCTGGGCTCAGGAGATCTCGGACGACCAGTGGAAGGACATGGTCCAACAGACGCTCCAGACTCGCCAAAGCTCAGAAGGCCTGAGGCTAGAGCACAAATAAGACTGAATTGCCTCCTTCCCTCAGTCTGTCTTTAACTCTGTCCTGCATTTCACCAACACACTTACCCCAGGGAAGTCTGCACTGAGGTCCTCTCTGAGCAGGTGTTAGGTGTCTCAATTCTCAAGAGATTGAACTCCTCTACGTCCAATTCTAATTAGATGATATTTCTGATGAATATTTGTTTTTCAAAGGAGGCTCTTGGTACCTACTACACCTAACCTGCTGCTTAAGGTCATTTGTAGGGTTTGTGAAGGAGTTCGAATGAGTATAGTATATTTTGTCTCTCAGATCAGGCAAACTCTTACCGTTTCTGCTTACCGTTCCCCCCCATATGCTTCCTGAGACATTCCAACCACCCTTTCCAACATCCGATCAcctttgtttgtttttaatgtgATACTTTCTATTGGTTGTGATTACcatattataatactattaaaTCCGTTTTTGTTGAATGTAATATATAAGCTGTCcgctttattaggtacaccacccatTCACAAAAATGGATAGTTtttacagacagtgagtcatgtggcttgctatataaagcaggcattCGATTaaatgttagaatgggcaaaacgagtgacctaagtgacttagagcgtggtatgatcgtcaGTTCCAGTATCTCAAACTGCAGCCTTCATGGGCTTTTCACGCATAAGTGTTTAGGGCTTCCTGAGAATGGAGCGACaaacaaaaacatccagtcagcgaaaACATCTCGGAACACACAAGGATCAACGagttgtcacggatgggctattgcagcagacgaccgcACCGGATTCCACtcatatcagctaaaaacaagaggTGGCTCCAGTTGGCATGTGATCACCATTACTGGACAATTGGTGACTGGTAGAATATTGCCTGCTCTGACAAAACCTGGTTCCCCATGCTAATAgcagtcaggatttggcgtaagcatgAGACCATGGAcctatcctgcctggtgtcaatggTAAAGGCCGGTGGCGGTGGTGTGCCGCCGTCCAATCTGTAGCAATGGCATGTTGCTATAGTGTtagcatggaccaacatccctgtggtaCTTTTCCAACTCATAGAATCCACCCCCAGAATAATTTAGGCTGTTCTGGAGAGAAACGGGACACCGACCGGTACGAGAtgtgtgtacctaataaactggccagtgAGTATATGGGCATAAATTAACAATGGAAATTTCAGTCTTTCTTGTACCATGAATTCTGCATAGGGTCATTAGCAAGTTCAATCAATGATGGATATTGTTTGTGAGGATAACAGATTCCCAAACTCAATGGATGTCCAcaatttttttactttattttgttCTGTACATACATGAACATCTGTACAAAATATGACTTTCATACTATGTAATGCTCTACCTAATTAAAGTACAACATATGTACATATGACCTGGAAAGCAGCTTAAGATTAGTGTCAGAcctggtgggggtggggtggagagagacccTTTGTTTAAAAAGAATGTCCTCTTCAGTTTGTGTGTGGCTGCTGGACAAACTGAGCCATTTCATGTCATCAGTCACCACCCACCCAGCTATGGCATTGTAGTGCCCTGGTACAATGCCACCTATCTCTTGTAGTCTGGAATGTCTCAACAGCTACTTTCTGGAAGCATGGCCAATAGGAATGCATTTGCCTTGCTCAGTCAGGTGAGAACAGTAATACATTATTTTCTATTAAGAATTCATATTTAAAACTATATTGCGACTTATTGATATACTGTTTATAAATACAAATGTCTCATGCACAGGTAACATTTTCAAACCTCACCAGAAGACAATTTAGAGCATAGGTCTTCGGTGCAGACAAGACTTGGCAAATCCAATCTGAGCTGATGAGATTTTTGTTCCACCGAGGGAGAATGTAGAGGTTATCGCTACTGTGATTACAAAAAAAGTGTATTTTTATGTGTCAGGATAAACATGTTAGGAATCCAACGCAGATGATATAAAAAGCAGCTTGGATTTAGACTGCTCTAACGTTATGACTGTAAGGTCATGTTGAGGGAGGGAACTCTTTGGCAGCCAGCCTCTAAGTATGTGTGTGATGATGACTCACTTTGCCCAGCAGCCTTAGGAGTCAGTAAATCCCCACTGTTGCGTGTGATTGACAGACAACTCAATAGACGAGACCATACGACAAAGAAATGACCTCACGCAGCAAGTGGAAGAAAACAAACCAGAAACAAAAGGAGGGAGGAGTAGTAAGGGGGGTGAGTGGGATTAACCTACAGGACAAGGGGGTGGTAGGGGTGCACCCCTAAGCAATATACAttacaatatacagtacacattTGCAACAGTAACCACAGCCTTTCCTTTTTCCCATATGGGCTAGTAAAGCAATTCTATATTTTTTTATCTGTAGATAGTCCTATGAGGAGGATTGTTTTGCGCACTTCCATACACCATTCAAGTGCATGAGTTTGTTTCAACTAAAAATATTGCTTAGGTTAGGAAAGAGACCTATTGAATCAAGCCGGTTTAGAGGAGAAAGGGGAATATGATATTTTGTAGAGATTCCCTACACTTAAACCGAAAAAAATGTTTTCCTTTCCGCAACGA is a genomic window containing:
- the LOC124038183 gene encoding male-enhanced antigen 1-like isoform X2; the encoded protein is MEVEIAFEMGPERILPNSEEELVQERPSDAGVPEVGGEWSGEEEDDNGGYYYQPLNQDPDGLNAAPGDHPEDMPPVAEQLQEVQERIEPPPPDSDEDSEGAHSSAASIPMDEDHVELVKRTMAAVALPSLAIPAWAQEISDDQWKDMVQQTLQTRQSSEGLRLEHK
- the LOC124038183 gene encoding male-enhanced antigen 1-like isoform X1, with protein sequence MEVEIAFEMGPERILPNSEEELVQERPSDAGVPEVGGEWSGEEEDDNGGYYYQPLNQDPDGLNAAPGDHPEDMPPVAEQLQEVQERIELMGLHLPQPPPPDSDEDSEGAHSSAASIPMDEDHVELVKRTMAAVALPSLAIPAWAQEISDDQWKDMVQQTLQTRQSSEGLRLEHK